A region of Phalacrocorax carbo chromosome 7, bPhaCar2.1, whole genome shotgun sequence DNA encodes the following proteins:
- the C7H15orf39 gene encoding uncharacterized protein C15orf39 homolog, producing the protein MASKRHLEPLDPIIFNKLPQLETEPAAGFPDSLCKSSLVPNPGTENHFNYKGSYFTCPLQSPDGPEQPLACWSPAAAYLHYGTSAGSHPMPAEGPLVSCLLYRPESLGTELQPPGAEKGKDSLMRELLMVREKWTSPLPAPGHPFPVKKPVAVNKAAPLAVPKPVYRAPVCFVDPRMALPLGPRAESLQQRLGDADWALPATAPSSHPLHPGEPRSGTGLHKRGPHSDPSLLPLNSSLVLPAKEKVASPAAFSPYYTAFEKYRAPPGTPFLEASCPVAQGQRKVAEVPSLGPDSWLKPKTPTTSPEHQERPPACYPHTHYPLPIHKAALLYHSPAPALEEQPSALPGAYKDFSFAGSGEPLPSTYLKPQAPRSYFPSPLETYVPRAAGASAVAAPPTKSAALPRDAEPPQRGGYLPSPGFAFNPSDMAVFGISFTGTEPGCQQHRAESPQRRAAVRHNSAFQPVCVPEKVPRGSGGLAETSPKGEGSWVKPNVGEQEPPYPGRRKASPAPQETPRRRPPAPIIIGKGDACKVKDAAQELVPPSPAASPSEGLKVQRDDEVSPSSPPMPVINNVFSLAPYQDYLEGTEGSAEVPFSRDHLRGDIPPQITGSSCEPAALGDTLVMSSLLPVGMAAGQALKTGSGAVQSQGESCYRRVPKKPKLVPQDPGSMGSSPSRAGGGELAPESIALDLSLKKRLVKAGESWGSIGCVEGTPDGEDVEEKKEGPGGKVRVGEGAKPQPLPLLLEVGSGDKGNFQSSTTFMFKKYKILRYFPPSTIPRQQAGSPHTPQPSPPPPAPSGSIPTPPPLWTPPASPLASSPQAPQPGPQPSTSALRGACLDPQQPLLPEGPRALGEESVSLPGQCEAPAPQTSAGQYFTTLHTSLCNIISGSVSRSSPELLQEWLKKAKPAEELGEMPKSPPKPKNGSKIPEPQKPAKGKEIWLAFQDVAVLLTNLLSQLETFMFARKCPFPHVVRAGAVFIPIHVVKEKLFPKLPGAFVDQVLQEHKVELRPTTLSEERHLRDLELKSCTSRMLKLLALKQLPDIYPDLLNLHWHDSIRQQLGSHSQAGQHPSK; encoded by the exons ATGGCCTCAAAACGGCACTTGGAGCCTCTGGATCCCATTATATTCAATAAGCTACCtcagctggagacagagcctGCCGCCGGCTTCCCTGACAGCCTCTGCAAATCCAGCCTTGTGCCCAACCCTGGCACCGAAAACCATTTCAACTACAAGGGCTCCTACTTCACCTGCCCGCTGCAAAGCCCCGATGGCCCTGAGCAGCCCCTGGCGTGCTGGAGTCCAGCGGCTGCCTACCTGCACTATGGCACTAGTGCCGGCAGTCATCCCATGCCAGCGGAGGGACCACTGGTGAGCTGCCTGCTGTACCGACCTGAGAGCCTGGGGACtgagctgcagcccccaggTGCTGAAAAGGGCAAGGACAGTCTGATGCGGGAGCTGCTAATGGTGAGGGAGAAGTGGACTAGCCCGCTGCCGGCTCCAGGACACCCCTTCCCGGTGAAGAAGCCAGTGGCGGTGAACAAGGCAGCCCCCCTAGCTGTCCCCAAGCCAGTGTATAGAGCCCCAGTGTGCTTTGTGGACCCCAGGATGGCTCTGCCGCTGGGACCCCGGGCAGAGAGCCTGCAGCAGAGACTGGGAGATGCAGACTGGGCTCTGCCTGCCACTGCTCCTTCCAGCCACCCTCTCCACCCTGGTGAGCCCCGCAGTGGCACTGGGCTGCACAAGAGGGGTCCCCACTCTGACCCCAGCCTCCTGCCGCTGAACTCCAGCCTAGTTCTGCCGGCCAAGGAGAAGGTGGCCTCCCCTGCCGCCTTCTCCCCCTACTACACGGCCTTTGAGAAATACAGGGCCCCCCCTGGTACCCCCTTTCTGGAAGCCAGCTGCCCTGTTGCCCAGGGCCAGAGGAAGGTTGCCGAGGTCCCCAGCCTCGGCCCAGACTCCTGGCTCAAGCCCAAGACGCCCACCACCAGCCCGGAGCACCAGGAGAGGCCACCAGCATGCTACCCACACACCCACTACCCGCTGCCGATCCATAAGGCTGCCCTCCTCTACCACTCCCCAGCTCCCGCCCTGGAGGAACAGCCCAGTGCCCTGCCTGGTGCCTACAAAGATTTCAGCTTTGCAGGAAGCGGGGAGCCCCTTCCCAGCACTTACCTTAAGCCCCAAGCCCCAAGGAGCTACTTTCCCAGCCCCTTGGAAACCTATGTGCCAAGGGCAGCCGGTGCCAGTGCAGTGGCAGCACCACCCACCAAGTCGGCAGCGCTGCCAAGGGATGCTGAGCCACCGCAGCGAGGTGGCTATTTGCCAAGCCCCGGCTTTGCCTTCAACCCCAGTGACATGGCCGTATTTGGCATCTCCTTCACTGGCACGGAgccaggctgccagcagcaccggGCAGAAAGTCCTCAGCGGCGAGCAGCAGTGAGACACAACAGCGCTTTCCAACCTGTCTGTGTCCCAGAGAAGGTGCCCAGGGGTTCTGGTGGGCTCGCAGAGACGTCTCCCAAAGGAGAAGGGAGCTGGGTGAAACCCAATGTAGGGGAGCAGGAGCCCCCCTacccaggcaggaggaaggccagcccagccccccAGGAGACCCCCCGCAGGAGACCACCAGCTCCCATCATCATAGGGAAGGGAGATGCCTGCAAGGTCaaggatgcagcccaggagctcgttcccccttctccagctgcctccccCTCAGAGGGGCTGAAAGTCCAGAGGGATGACGaggtttctccttcctccccacccatGCCAGTGATCAACAACGTCTTCAGCCTGGCACCTTATCAAGACTACCTGGAGGGGACCGAGGGCTCAGCCGAGGTCCCCTTCTCCAGGGACCATCTGCGGGGGGACATCCCACCCCAAATCACAGGGAGCAGTTGTGAGCCTGCTGCCCTTGGAGACACCTTGGTGATGTCCAGCCTGCTGCCGGTGGGGATGGCAGCCGGCCAGGCACTGAAGACAGGCAGTGGTGCGGTCCAGAGCCAAGGGGAAAGCTGTTACAGAAGGGTCCCCAAAAAGCCAAAGCTTGTGCCCCAAGACCCAGGGTCTatggggagcagccccagcagggcggggggcggggagcTGGCCCCTGAGAGCATTGCACTGGACCTCAGCTTGAAGAAGAGACTGGTGAAAGCCGGGGAGTCCTGGGGATCCATCGGATGTGTGGAGGGGACACCAGATGGGGAGGATgtagaggagaagaaagagggtCCGGGGGGAAAGGTGAGGGTGGGAGAGGGGGCCAAGCCCCAGCCACTGCCCTTGCTGCTTGAGGTGGGCTCTGGGGACAAGGGCAACTTCCAGAGCTCAACCACCTTCATGTTCAAAAAATACAAGATCTTGCGCTACTTCCCACCCAGCACCATCCCCCGCCAGCAGGCTGGCAGCCCCCACacaccccagcccagcccgccGCCACCAGCCCCCTCTGGCAGCATCCCCACGCCGCCACCGCTGTGGAcaccccctgcctccccgctggccagcagcccccaggccCCACAGCctggcccccagcccagcacctctGCTCTGCGGGGGGCTTGCCTGGACCCacagcagcccctgctgcccGAAGGCCCCCGAGCACTGGGAGAAGAGAGCGTCTCGCTGCCTGGGCAGTGCGAGGCCCCTGCCCCACAGACCTCTGCTGGCCAGTATTTCACCACACTGCACACCTCACTCTGCAACATTATTTCGGGCTCCGTGTCCAGGtcctccccagagctgctgcaggagtgGTTGAAGAAGGCAAAGCCAGCAGAGGAGCTCGGAGAGATGCCCAAATCCCCTCCCAAGCCCAAGAATGGCTCCAAGATCCCTGAACCTCAAAAGCCCGCCAAAGGCAAGGAGATCTGGCTGGCTTTCCAGGATGTGGCTGTTCTCCTCACCAACCTGCTTTCTCAGCTGGAGACCTTCATGTTTGCTCGCAAGTGTCCTTTCCCCCACGTAGTCCGGGCAGGAGCTGTCTTCATCCCCATCCATGTGGTGAAGGAGAAGCTCTTCCCCAAGCTTCCCGGGGCCTTCGTTGACCaagtgctgcaggagcacaagGTGGAGCTGCGCCCCACCACGCTTTCAGAGGAGAGGCATTTGAGGGACCTGGAGCTGAAGAGCTGTACATCACGCATGCTGAAGCTCCTGGCGCTCAAGCAGCTCCCTGACATCTACCCGGACCTGCTGAACCTCCACTGGCACGACTCCATCAGGCAGCAGCTTG gTTCACACTCGCAGGCTGGCCAGCATCCCTCCAAGTAG